A part of Neodiprion pinetum isolate iyNeoPine1 chromosome 4, iyNeoPine1.2, whole genome shotgun sequence genomic DNA contains:
- the LOC124216679 gene encoding quinone oxidoreductase-like protein 2, with translation MSAAFGRRVVSQLFAKTAKRSCIRLSTSKWRSTTAVASETVVADKPSKNVIPAPEPGRVQAALLKNFDEPLQIENIDAPRITEDKEVLIDVHYCALNGPDILLSKNSYPHKLKLPQILGYEIVGELREVGDHAAKAGYKVGDKVIALNKQRFGGFAETCTAEFGDIWKVPNSLKLIDAVCLLDGYATALVGFEKRACLQEDDMVLVNVGLGGVGLAAVDLAANVYRAQVIGVCATEDRTTLVREKGAFAALKFHDKKLMKQIVNVAAEKDIKEIFDGVSGENFKKVLSCFTDVYKSGLVKDLLHDNEFSVVIQHLSREGRVIVAGLAVSKYNGKDAAPTGSFGVTGVSLHEYRDKDHEFYRSVGDEVLEFFEDGLISPSRSLVAGLYKINSAMKFILKMKASGKVVIDMKNKEVFTETDDDD, from the exons ATGTCAGCCGCATTTGGACGACGCGTTGTATCGCAATTATTTGCGAAAACTGCGAAAAGATCATGTATAAGACTCTCGACGTCGAAATGGCGAAGCACAACTGCTGTCGCATCGGAAACCGTCGTCGCTGACAAACCCTCAAAGAATGTTATTCCGGCTCCGGAACCCGGTCGCGTTCAGGCGGCCTTGCTGAAAAACTTCGATGAGCCTCTTCAAATCGAGAACATTGATGCACCGAGGATAACCGAGGACAAAGAG GTACTCATCGACGTTCACTACTGCGCTCTGAATGGTCCGGATATCCTTTTGAGCAAAAATTCTTACCCGCACAAGCTGAAGCTGCCTCAAATACTGGGCTATGAGATAGTCGGCGAGCTTCGAGAGGTTGGCGATCATGCGGCCAAGGCTGGATACAAAGTTGGGGACAAAGTTATTGCCCTAAACAAACAGCGCTTTGGGGGGTTTGCAGAAACCTGCACAGCAGAATTTGGG GACATTTGGAAGGTTCCTAACTCGTTGAAACTGATCGATGCAGTGTGTTTGCTGGACGGTTATGCCACGGCACTTGTTGGGTTCGAAAAGAGAGCCTGCTTGCAAGAAGATGATATGGTATTGGTCAATGTTGGGCTTGGCGGAGTTGGTTTGGCTGCCGTCGATCTTGCTGCAAATGTCTACAGAGCTCAG GTAATTGGGGTTTGCGCAACAGAAGATAGAACCACGCTTGTTAGAGAAAAAGGAGCATTTGCAGCGCTTAAGTTTCACGACAAGAAGTTGATGAAGCAAATCGTCAACGTTGCTGCGGAGAAAGACatcaaagaaattttcgatGGCGTCAGTGgcgaaaatttcaagaaagtCTTGTCTTG TTTTACAGATGTCTATAAATCGGGTTTGGTAAAGGACCTGCTACACGACAACGAGTTTTCCGTTGTAATACAACACTTGTCTCGAGAAG GGCGAGTTATCGTTGCTGGGCTAGCAGTCAGCAAGTACAATGGAAAAGATGCCGCGCCTACAGGGTCCTTCGGTGTGACAGGAGTAAGCCTTCACGAGTACAGAGACAAGGATCATGAGTTTTATCG TTCAGTCGGGGACGAGgtgcttgaattttttgaagatGGACTGATTTCACCCTCACGTTCGCTTGTTGCCGGACTATACAAAATTAACAGCGCcatgaaattcattttaaaGATGAAGGCGTCGGGAAAG GTTGTCATAGACATGAAAAACAAGGAAGTGTTTACGGAAACGGACGACGACGATTAA